A single genomic interval of Electrophorus electricus isolate fEleEle1 chromosome 2, fEleEle1.pri, whole genome shotgun sequence harbors:
- the LOC113585711 gene encoding heterogeneous nuclear ribonucleoprotein R translates to MAAEVNGSSAPAKEEEEPMDVSAAHSENYQTLIDAGLSQKVAESLDNIFQTGLVAYADLDERAIDALREFNEEGALSVLQQFKESDLSHVQNKSAFLCGVMKTYRQREKQGSKIQESTKGPDESKIKALLERTGYTLDVTTGQRKYGGPPPEEVFSGTQPGIGTEVFVGKIPRDLYEDELVPLFEKAGPIWDLRLMMDPLSGQNRGYAFITFCSKEAAQEAVKLCDNYEIRPGKYLGVCISVANNRLFVGSIPKNKTRESILEDFGKVTEGLQEVILYTQADDKKKNRGFCFLEYEDHKSAAQARRRLMSGKVKVWGNPVTVEWADPVAEPDPEVMAKVKVLFVRKLATPVTEELLEKTFSQFGKLERVKKLKDYAFVHFEERDAAVKAMEEMNGKELGGEEIEIVLAKPPDKKRKERQAARQTSRNSGYDDYYYYPPPRMPPPGRGRGRGGRGGYAYPPDYYGYEEYYDDYYGYDYHDYRGGYDDPYYGYDDVYSMRGRGSRGSRGVPPPPRARGVPPARGRGGYAPRGAPMGAGRGGRGGGRGGPFQPPRGRGTRGARGNRGGNVGGKRKADVFNQPDSKRRQTTNQQQNWGSQPIAQQPLQQGGDYSGNYGYSNDTLEFSQDSYGQQWK, encoded by the exons ATGGCTGCTGAGGTAAACGGCAGCTCTGCACCAgcgaaggaggaggaggagcccaTGGACGTCTCTGCTGCACACTCGGAGAACTACCAGACGCTCATCGATGCTGGGCTGTCTCAGAAAGTAGCAGAAAGCCTGGACAACATATTTCAGACTG GTCTGGTGGCTTATGCTGACCTGGACGAGAGGGCAATCGATGCCCTACGGGAGTTCAACGAAGAAGGGGCGCTCTCTGTACTGCAGCAGTTTAAAGAGAGTGATCTGTCCCATGTGCAA AATAAGAGTGCTTTCTTGTGTGGTGTCATGAAGACGTACAGACAACGAGAAAAACAAGGCAGCAAAATACAGGAGTCTACAAAAGGGCCTGACGAGTCAAAGATAAAG GCTCTGTTGGAGAGGACAGGCTATACCCTGGATGTCACCACAGGCCAGAGGAAGTACGGCGGCCCGCCCCCAGAGGAGGTGTTCTCGGGCACACAACCTGGCATAGGCACAGAG gtgtttGTAGGAAAGATTCCCCGGGACTTGTATGAAGACGAATTGGTTCCACTGTTTGAGAAGGCTGGGCCAATATGGGACCTGAGGTTAATGATGGACCCGCTTTCAGGGCAGAACCGTGGCTACGCCTTCATCACATTCTGCAGCAAAGAAGCTGCACAAGAGGCTGTCAaactg TGTGATAATTATGAGATCAGGCCAGGGAAGTATTTGGGTGTCTGCATCTCTGTGGCCAACAACCGCCTATTTGTGGGCTCAATTCCAAAGAACAAGACCAGGGAGAGCATTCTGGAAGATTTTGGGAAAGTCACAG AGGGTCTGCAGGAGGTTATTCTGTACACGCAGGCAGACGATAAAAAGAAGAACCGTGGTTTCTGCTTTCTGGAGTACGAAGACCACAAGTCGGCTGCACAGGCCCGCCGCAGGCTCATGAGCGGCAAGGTGAAGGTGTGGGGGAACCCCGTCACCGTAGAGTGGGCCGATCCGGTCGCCGAACCCGACCCCGAGGTCATGGCCAAG GTGAAGGTGTTGTTTGTTCGTAAGCTAGCCACTCCTGTGACAGAGGAGTTATTGGAGAAGACTTTCTCCCAGTTTGGTAAGCTGGAGCGAGTGAAGAAGCTGAAGGACTACGCCTTTGTGCACTTTGAGGAGCGAGATGCTGCTgtaaag GCTATGGAGGAGATGAATGGAAAAGAGCTGGGAGGAGAAGAGATCGAGATCGTTCTGGCCAAACCTCCAGATAAGAAGAGGAAAGAGCGGCAAGCTGCCCGACAGACCAGCAGAAACTCTGG GTATGATGACTATTACTACTACCCCCCACCCCGCATGCCCCCCCCCGGGCGTGGGCGTGGCCGAGGCGGCAGGGGCGGCTATGCATACCCTCCCGATTACTATGGTTATGAAGAATACTACGATGACTACTACGGCTATGATTACCATGACTACCGTGGTGGCTATGACGATCCTTACTATGGTTATGACGATGTGTATTCTATGAGGGGGCGTGGCAGTCGTGGTAGCCGTGGTGTCCCACCCCCTCCTAGAGCACGTGGCGTACCTCCAGCCCGTGGCAGAGGTGGATATGCACCAAGGGGAGCTCCCATGGGCGCCGGGCGAGGAGGGCGTGGTGGGGGCCGCGGTGGACCCTTCCAGCCTCCAAGGGGGCGTGGCACTAGGGGAGCCCGGGGCAACCGCGGTGGGAACGTTGGTGGGAAGAGGAAGGCCGATGTGTTCAACCAGCCAGATTCTAAACGCCGCCAGACGACCAACCAGCAACAGAACTGGGGGTCACAGCCCATCGCCCAGCAACCATTACAGCAGGGTGGTGACTACTCTGGTAACTACGGTTACAGCAACGACACCCTGGAGTTCTCACAGGATTCCTATGGCCAGCAGTGGAAGTAG